Proteins co-encoded in one Papaver somniferum cultivar HN1 chromosome 5, ASM357369v1, whole genome shotgun sequence genomic window:
- the LOC113278824 gene encoding uncharacterized protein LOC113278824 yields the protein MSSNLTKTDFAPLDISGNNYISWVLEAELHLQAKNLVHTIKAGNAASQQDRALALIFLRHHIQDGLISEYLTVKDPEVMWSCLKDRYDHLKMVILLKVKNDWLNLRLQDFKSVSEYNSALFRITSQLKFCGENITDEQLLEKTFTTFHTSSVVLQQQYQERRFKKYSELISCLLVAEQNNELLLRNHESRPVGSVYVPEAHATTNSTNGNGRGNNKGKGKRGRGNKNNQDKNSRFKPNHQEWKDGTSKKEQKPDKGKDSSDKPIKNKKDVCYHCGMTGYWSRTCRTAKHLVNLYQAYMKRPAVDIETNLIETNEAFTSSPHLDFDFLTKSEEGKWDISDFLNKSDDQELN from the coding sequence ATGTCGTCGAATTTAACTAAGACAGACTTTGCACCTTTAGATATTTCTGGTAACAACTATATTTCATGGGTTCTGGAAGCGGAGTTACATCTTCAGGCCAAGAATCTTGTCCACACGATTAAAGCGGGAAATGCTGCATCCCAGCAGGATAGAGCATTGGCTTTAATTTTTCTTCGTCATCATATCCAAGACGGGTTGATATCAGAATATCTAACTGTTAAGGACCCTGAGGTTATGTGGAGTTGCTTGAAAGATAGGTATGACCACCTGAAGATGGTTATTCTGCTTAAGGTCAAAAATGACTGGTTGAATTTACGTTTGCAAGATTTTAAATCTGTTTCCGAGTATAACTCTGCATTGTTTAGAATCACTTCACAACTAAAATTTTGTGGTGAAAATATAACCGATGAACAATTACTTGAGAAAACTTTTACCACTTTCCACACCTCGAGTGTTGTCTTGCAGCAACAATATCAAGAGCGTCGTTTTAAGAAATACTCAGAGTTGATTTCATGTCTGCTTGTTGCAGAACAAAATAATGAATTATTATTAAGAAATCATGAATCTCGTCCCGTGGGCTCTGTTTATGTGCCTGAAGCACATGCGACAACGAATTCTACAAATGGTAATGGACGGGGTAATAATAAGGGTAAAGGGAAACGTGGTCGTGGtaataaaaataaccaagacaagAATTCACGGTTCAAGCCAAACCACCAGGAGTGGAAAGATGGCACCTCAAAGAAAGAGCAGAAGCCAGATAAAGGAAAAGATTCGTCTGACAAGCCTATAAAGAACAAGAAAGATGTTTGTTACCATTGTGGTATGACTGGTTATTGGTCACGTACCTGTCGTACTGCCAAGCATCTTGTTAATCTATATCAAGCATACATGAAGCGACCCGCAGTTGATATTGAGACAAATCTTATAGAGACTAATGAGGCTTTTACTAGTTCTCCCCACTTAGATTTTGATTTTCTTACAAAGTCAGAAGAAGGAAAGTGGGATATATCTGATTTTCTTAATAAGTCAGATGATCAAGAACTTAACTAG
- the LOC113278825 gene encoding protein ALP1-like, producing the protein MVVYMLTCLGYYYLVDAGHPNSGGFLAPFRGQRYHLKEWGRDRLEPRTAEELFNMKHCRARNVIERVFGLLKMRWPILRGPSWYPVNIHCRFIMACCLIHNLIRREMPMDEFLPEYEYEDGPINLVSPQEIRMIEHVDSSNYWDVQRKELADQMWERWTARRCRRIFS; encoded by the coding sequence ATGGTTGTTTACATGCTTACTTGTTTAGGTTACTATTACCTTGTTGATGCCGGTCATCCAAATAGTGGAGGATTTCTTGCTCCCTTTAGAGgtcaacgttatcatttgaaGGAATGGGGGCGAGATCGTTTAGAACCCAGGACAGCTGAAGAATTGttcaatatgaaacattgtaGGGCTAGGAATGTGATTGAAAGAGTTTTTGGATTGTTGAAAATGAGATGGCCAATACTTAGGGGTCCCTCATGGTATCCTGTGAACATACATTGCCGTTTTATCATGGCATGTTGTTTGATACATAACCTTATTAGGAGAGAAATGCCTATGGATGAATTTTTACCGGAATATGAATATGAAGATGGACCAATTAATTTGGTTTCTCCTCAAGAAATTCGAATGATCGAACATGTCGATTCCTCGAATTATTGGGATGTTCAGAGAAAGGAGTTAGCTGATCAAATGTGGGAAAGATGGACTGCACGTAGATGTAGGCGCATATTTAGTTAA